One Solanum pennellii chromosome 10, SPENNV200 genomic region harbors:
- the LOC107002538 gene encoding uncharacterized protein LOC107002538, giving the protein MASSQVEIASSSPFGYVLNNRCCGTSTRDSNSFNQNLKNLVQSHLHSCKAFPSDSCENSQNNVDLFERKKTEFGGKNQESCGGGVSSLVRKWKDIETDSKSLNLVNNYENLGFVCDESCSIVMKSECGWESDDKTDTSKDSDSDVKESERLGVADIIKKLKFDNGANVVVAAAVNGGSPLPRVRTSSIKDHSDGQRCNFSPVLSSPRFIRGRQAFSDLLLQMERDRKRELEGLVERKAVSKFQQRGRIQALLRVRLIRHGAEIRGDHSVKCSASESNKSKHSAIMHLREKFNTVGQHGLAVSRNTSKEVAESIHESGSLPSTPNRQHKENSHRDFKSLRSHQRELGRSNSAKIGTGFSLLQQKEEDPVKGLVKERARLQPRVLVDSIRTSITLGDNTRDPSISKKVNLQKPRSPHKEVVDNKPKVENIAISNQLQEESHHEEVPEQVSPRNVAPSIQIGNRFSSHQQREGDRHKELVRERAEVQPGTASGEKAQDPCTAKEESHHKPRNNHKEVVDNIPKVGTFCISNQPREENHYEELCKKLNSRKMATSIQVTNLSENQKEMACSAKKSEGSCILDQHDMNLTSLPSYTCQAQSLDDIPEKASRGNTSSEASHSNLLDFVEAGRPPNHRDENKQLPGTSDCTNPQSDLEEEATIQCLVESYSGSVSDYSLTTSGWDELQSNYQQDNEDWISYISRPRKEWEGLRQERYQEMLDPFSRNHDIQQLLHRKSVSVFLTSGLREQIDRIMVSRSHQLPNARISHVEKPVSAQVAEDEEEEVEQNGKEEVEVEWGYNDDSEDDNIPSRPQYDEPEAFILQNTSSQSWNTNPYQEVTDDSYHLPPPSSLQSQSSNIYSQPCSSSTGHPSTEMELIYEMRGHMEQLHQEIFEIRRSMKSCMNMQMKLQHSIKQDVAAAISQLGQKSIGNSDKKGSNKGKCCICYEEPVDSLLYRCGHMCTCFLCAHELISGIGKCPICQAPIMDVVRAYAHS; this is encoded by the exons atggctTCTTCACAAGTAGAAATTGCCTCCTCTTCTCCATTTGGCTATGTTCTTAATAATAGATGTTGTGGTACTAGTACTAGAGATTCCAATTCTTTCAAccaaaatttaaagaatttggTTCAATCCCATTTGCATTCTTGTAAAGCTTTTCCATCTGATTCTTGTGAGAATTCGCAAAACAATGTTGATTTATTCGAACGCAAAAAAACAGAATTTGGTGGCAAGAATCAAGAAAGTTGTGGTGGGGGTGTTTCTTCTCTTGTTAGAAAATGGAAAGATATTGAAACAGATTCGAAAAGTTTGAATTTGGTTAATAATTATGAGAATTTGGGATTTGTGTGTGATGAGTCTTgttcaattgtgatgaaaagtGAATGTGGTTGGGAATCAGATGATAAAACAGATACAAGTAAAGATTCTGATTCTGATGTTAAAGAAAGTGAGAGGTTGGGAGTTGCTGATATAATCAAGAAACTCAAATTTGATAATGgtgctaatgttgttgttgctgctgctgtcAATGGTGGATCACCGTTGCCTCGTGTTAGGACATCATCAATAAAGGATCATTCAGACGGACAGAGGTGTAATTTTTCACCGGTTTTGAGTTCACCTCGATTCATCAGGGGGCGCCAGGCATTCAGTGATTTGCTCTTGCAAATGGAGCGCGATAGGAAGAGGGAACTTGAAGGTCTTGTGGAACGTAAGGCGGTTTCCAAGTTCCAACAAAGAGGCAGAATTCAG GCTTTGCTTCGAGTTAGACTCATACGACATGGTGCAGAAATTAGAGGAGATCATTCAGTGAAGTGCTCGGCGTCTGAATCAAATAAATCGAAACATTCTGCAATTATGCATCTCAG GGAAAAGTTCAATACAGTAGGACAGCATGGTCTTGCTGTCTCAAGAAACACCTCAAAAGAAGTAGCAGAAAGCATCCATGAGAGCGGAAGCCTCCCTTCCACACCAAATCGACAACATAAAGAGAACAGTCATAGGGACTTTAAAAGCTTAAGAAGCCACCAAAGAGAACTAGGTCGTAGTAACTCCGCAAAAATAGGAACTGGATTTTCATTACTTCAGCAGAAAGAAGAGGATCCCGTTAAGGGGCTTGTGAAGGAGAGAGCACGACTGCAGCCTCGTGTACTAGTCGACTCAATACGTACCTCTATAACATTGGGAGATAACACTCGAGACCCTAGCATATCTAAAAAAGTGAATCTTCAGAAACCAAGAAGCCCCCATAAAGAGGTTGTAGATAACAAAccaaaagttgaaaatattgcTATTTCCAATCAGCTACAAGAAGAGAGTCATCATGAGGAAGTACCCGAGCAAGTAAGCCCCAGGAACGTGGCGCCTAGCATACAAATTGGAAACAGATTTTCATCACATCAGCAGAGAGAAGGGGATCGACATAAGGAGCTTGTCAGGGAGAGAGCTGAAGTGCAGCCTGGTACAGCATCAGGAGAAAAGGCTCAAGACCCCTGCACAGCTAAAGAAGAGAGTCATCATAAACCAAGAAACAACCATAAAGAGGTGGTAGATAACATCCCAAAGGTTGGAACTTTTTGTATATCCAATCAACCGCGTGAAGAGAATCATTATGAggaattatgtaaaaaattgaaCTCGAGAAAGATGGCAACCAGCATACAGGTTACTAACTTGTCCGAAAATCAGAAGGAGATGGCATGTAGCGCGAAAAAATCAGAAGGTTCTTGTATATTAGATCAACATGACATGAACCTTACCAGCTTACCGAGCTATACTTGTCAAGCACAGAGCTTAGATGATATCCCTGAAAAAGCTAGTAGGGGAAACACAAGTTCCGAAGCTAGCCATAGCAACTTGTTGGATTTTGTAGAGGCAGGAAGACCTCCTAACCATAGAGACGAGAACAAGCAACTTCCAGGGACTAGTGATTGCACGAATCCTCAAAGCGACCTGGAGGAGGAAGCAACCATCCAGTGTCTAGTTGAAAGTTACAGTGGCTCGGTAAGTGATTATTCCCTCACAACTAGTGGATGGGATGAACTGCAGTCTAACTATCAGCAAGACAATGAAGACTGGATAAGTTATATTTCTCGTCCACGGAAAGAATGGGAAGGTCTCAGGCAAGAAAGATACCAAGAGATGCTTGATCCTTTCTCACGCAATCATGACATACAACAACTTCTTCACCG GAAAAGTGTTTCAGTGTTTCTTACGAGTGGTTTGAGAGAGCAAATTGATCGAATTATGGTGTCTCGCTCACATCAACTACCAAATGCAAGGATCAGCCATGTTGAGAAACCAGTATCAGCACAAGTGGCTGAAGATGAGGAGGAGGAAGTGGAACAGAATGGCAAAGAAGAAGTAGAAGTAGAATGGGGCTATAACGATGACTCTGAAGATGACAATATCCCGAGCAGACCACAATACGATGAACCTGAAGCATTCATTCTTCAGAATACATCTTCACAGTCATGGAACACAAATCCATACCAGGAAGTTACTGATGACTCTTATCACCTTCCGCCTCCTTCTTCACTGCAATCTCAATCGTCTAATATATACTCCCAACCATGTTCTTCCTCCACCGGACATCCTTCAACT GAAATGGAACTCATATATGAAATGAGAGGACATATGGAGCAACTCCACCAAGAGATTTTTGAAATACGAAGATCTATGAAGAGTTGTATGAACATGCAAATGAAGTTACAACATTCGATTAAGCAGGACGTTGCAGCTGCAATCAGTCAGTTAG GTCAAAAGAGCATTGGGAATTCAGATAAAAAGGGTTCAAACAAAGGAAAATGTTGTATTTGCTATGAGGAGCCAGTTGATTCTCTTCTTTACAG ATGTGGACATATGTGCACCTGTTTCTTGTGTGCACATGAATTGATTTCTGGTATTGGAAAATGTCCTATATGCCAAGCTCCAATAATGGATGTGGTGCGTGCATATGCTCATTCATAA
- the LOC107002540 gene encoding uncharacterized protein LOC107002540 → MPLSATMVGALLGLGTQMYSNALRKLPYMRHPWEHLLGMGLGVVAANQMVKWEAKSNEDLDKLLEKSRQANERRYFDEDED, encoded by the exons atgcCGTTGAGTGCAACCATGGTGGGAGCCCTTTTGGGATTGGGTACCCAGATGTACTCTAATGCCCTTCGAAAACTTCCTTACATGCGCC ATCCATGGGAACATTTGTTGGGTATGGGACTTGGTGTGGTGGCTGCCAATCAGATGGTGAAATGGGAAGCTAAGAGCAATGAAGATCTCGACAAATTGCTTGAGAAATCTAGGCAAGCTAATGAACGCCGTTACTTTG atgaagatgaagattaA
- the LOC107002539 gene encoding transcription factor MYB46-like, producing the protein MGHHCCSKQKVKRGLWSPEEDEKLMRHITTQGHGCWSSVPKLAGLQRCGKSCRLRWINYLRPDLRRGSFTEQEERTIIDIHRILGNRWAQIAKHLPGRTDNEVKNFWNSCIKKKLIAQGLDPNTHNLLKNKSNNSTKKSNNYTYHIQDSTSIFTIDHSSTNKEITSMDLKSTFFPYCDNITYNHTPIVPNIEYQNPTFAWSEQINHNNTVTTTLQSQTSAQRTRDSLLDFTSCCLMENAANINVSSYINENSMWNGTGLEPTTLNPINGQEEQEMQVVQLQGDQEFPIIQTKFCDDQEDVYKVVHDHDQTVEKTFNDSSNFDFEFMNSGLYTNVNSSMDQLSWDC; encoded by the exons ATGGGACATCACTGCTGCAGCAAACAAAAAGTGAAAAGAGGTTTATGGTCTccagaagaagatgaaaaactCATGAGACATATCACCACACAAGGCCATGGCTGTTGGAGTTCTGTTCCTAAACTAGCAG GGTTACAAAGGTGTGGGAAAAGTTGTAGATTGAGATGGATAAATTACTTGAGGCCAGATTTAAGAAGAGGTTCATTTACTGAACAAGAAGAAAGAACAATCATTGATATTCATAGAATATTGGGAAATAGATGGGCACAAATAGCGAAACATTTACCAGGTAGGACAGATAATGAAGTGAAGAATTTTTGGAATTCTTGCATTAAGAAAAAACTCATTGCTCAAGGATTAGATCCAAATACTCACAATCTCCTCAAGAACAAATCCAAcaattcaaccaaaaaatcCAACAATTACACTTATCACATTCAAGATTCCACCTCAATTTTCACTATTGATCATTCTTCAACAAATAAAGAGATTACTTCGATGGATTTGAAATCAACTTTTTTCCCTTATTGTGATAATATTACATACAATCACACTCCTATTGTTCCTAATATTGAATACCAAAACCCTACATTCGCGTGGAGTGAGCagataaatcataataatacaGTAACTACTACGCTTCAGTCTCAAACAAGTGCTCAGAGAACTCGAGATTCCTTGTTGGATTTCACGAGTTGTTGTTTAATGGAAAACGCGGCGAATATTAATGTGTCATCTTATATAAACGAGAATAGCATGTGGAATGGAACTGGACTTGAACCAACAACATTAAATCCTATCAATGGACAAGAAGAACAAGAAATGCAAGTAGTACAATTACAAGGTGATCAAGAATTTCCAATTATTCAGACTAAGTTTTGTGATGATCAAGAGGATGTGTATAAGGTGGTTCATGATCATGATCAAACGGTGGAAAAAACATTCAACGACAGCTCTAACTTCGATTTTGAGTTTATGAATTCTGGATTATACACTAATGTTAATTCTTCTATGGATCAACTTTCATGGGATTGTTAA